The Calliphora vicina chromosome 3, idCalVici1.1, whole genome shotgun sequence genome contains a region encoding:
- the LOC135955592 gene encoding uncharacterized protein LOC135955592 gives MLPAPLQAMWNKWRQELRNVVHVKVPRFYFGNGLPLELELHVFVDASEDAFGAVGYWRYTTSDGQIGVSFISAKSKCAPLKCMTIPRLELQAAVLGTRLMDTIMKEHERKVSRRICWSDSTTVISWIGSESRRYKPFVAHRIAEILDSTRPTDWRWLPTDLNVADDTTRAKNEVDFSIDTRWFQGSQFLYENEADWPNKNSEKSDDLCEEELRPKFVMLVSTNLVIDFNRFSSFLRLKRTMAWVLRFINRCRKYDKCNGSRCLCGEELRVAETSLCRLSQEECFAFEINVLKSDGSLKKDNELFSLSPYFDENNLLRVSGRIDAASWLPLDARHPIILSSCHRFTQLFVAHVHNKMRHEATIGEIRKRFWIPRLRNLLRKTTSNCNICKVRRAVPVAPFMGSLPSDRLNPYVRPFTYAGVDYFGPLNVTVGRRHEKRWVALFTCLTIRAVHLEVAYDLSTDSYILAIRNFINRRGTPLKIRSDNGKNFVGVNQEAQRFDEVFDLVKIEDELSTRGIEWQFNCPHNPAEGGIWERMVQCVKKVLRVTLKEVAPKEHTLQSFLIEAENIVNSRPLTHLPVSPEDEEPLTPNHFLLGSANTAQTPEGIEITKPVVLKKQWRIARQLRDHFWKR, from the coding sequence ATGTTGCCCGCGCCATTACAAGCGATGTGGAATAAATGGCGCCAAGAGTTAAGAAATGTTGTCCATGTAAAGGTTCCacgattttattttggaaatggtTTGCCCTTGGAGTTAGAGCTGCATGTTTTTGTTGATGCCAGTGAAGATGCCTTCGGTGCAGTTGGCTATTGGAGATATACAACATCTGATGGACAAATAGGAGTGTCGTTTATATCTGCCAAGTCGAAATGTGCCCCATTGAAATGTATGACTATTCCCAGATTAGAACTACAAGCCGCCGTTTTGGGGACCCGATTGATGGACACTATAATGAAGGAACATGAACGCAAAGTTTCTCGTCGAATCTGTTGGAGTGACTCTACAACCGTCATTAGTTGGATTGGTTCTGAAAGCAGGAGATATAAACCATTTGTTGCCCATCGAATTGCCGAAATACTTGATTCGACACGCCCAACTGATTGGAGATGGTTGCCTACAGATCTCAATGTTGCCGATGATACTACAAGAGCTAAAAATGAAGTTGATTTTTCCATTGATACACGTTGGTTCCAAGGGTcacaatttttgtatgaaaacgaaGCTGACTGGCCGAATAAGAATTCTGAAAAATCTGATGATTTGTGTGAAGAAGAACTACGCCCCAAATTTGTCATGCTGGTTAGTACAAATTTAGTAATTGATTTTAATcgtttttcttcatttctcAGGCTTAAACGAACAATGGCTTGGGTTCTGAGATTTATCAATCGCTGCCGAAAATATGATAAATGTAATGGTTCGAGATGCCTGTGTGGTGAAGAGTTAAGGGTTGCTGAAACTAGTCTGTGTCGTCTGTCCCAAGAAGAGTGTTTCGCCTTTGaaataaacgttttaaaatctgaTGGTTCGTTAAAAAAGGACAATGAGTTATTTTCCCTTTCGCcttattttgatgaaaataatttacttcGAGTGAGCGGTCGTATTGATGCTGCGAGTTGGTTGCCTTTAGATGCCAGGCACCCCATTATTTTGTCGTCCTGTCACCGCTTTACACAACTATTTGTTGCCCATGTGCATAATAAAATGAGACATGAGGCTACCATAGGCGAAATAAGGAAAAGGTTCTGGATTCCACGACTTCGAAATCTGTTGAGAAAGACTACATCAAATTGCAACATTTGTAAGGTTCGTCGTGCCGTTCCAGTAGCTCCTTTTATGGGATCGTTGCCAAGTGATAGACTAAATCCATATGTCCGGCCATTTACTTATGCTGGTGTTGACTATTTTGGCCCATTAAATGTGACTGTTGGTAGACGCCATGAAAAACGTTGGGTTGCCCTGTTTACGTGCCTTACAATCAGAGCTGTACATTTAGAAGTGGCCTATGATCTATCTACTGATTCGTATATTTTGGCTATACGGAATTTTATAAATCGTCGTGGCACCCCGTTGAAGATTCGGAGTGATAATGGAAAGAATTTTGTTGGAGTTAACCAAGAAGCCCAGCGATTTGATGAAGTATTTGATCTGGTTAAAATTGAAGATGAGTTGTCCACAAGGGGCATTGAATGGCAGTTTAATTGTCCACATAATCCTGCAGAAGGTGGAATATGGGAGCGAATGGTTCAATGTGTTAAAAAGGTTTTAAGAGTAACCCTAAAAGAAGTCGCCCCAAAAGAGCACACCttgcaaagttttttaattgaagCCGAAAACATCGTGAACTCTCGCCCATTGACTCACTTGCCTGTCAGTCCGGAAGACGAAGAACCATTGACGCCTAATCATTTCTTGTTGGGTTCTGCAAATACGGCTCAAACGCCAGAAGGTATTGAAATTACAAAGCCAGTGGTACTGAAGAAGCAGTGGCGAATTGCTCGACAGCTACGAGATCATTTTTGGAAAAGATGA